Proteins from one Mycolicibacter virginiensis genomic window:
- a CDS encoding MmpS family protein codes for MFGALRRAWLPLLIIVVVAVGGFTVQRVRGYFGADDSGNGTVPFEDTKPFHPKVVVYDIFSPDGTYADINYLDLDATPQRIDGASLPWSLTLSTTNPAVSPNIVAQGDGATIGCRVTIDGVIKEERIATGPVSAQTFCIVKSA; via the coding sequence ATGTTCGGCGCTCTCAGACGCGCGTGGTTACCCCTGCTCATCATCGTCGTCGTCGCGGTAGGGGGGTTCACCGTGCAGCGAGTCCGCGGCTACTTCGGAGCCGACGACAGCGGCAATGGGACCGTCCCGTTCGAGGACACCAAGCCGTTCCACCCCAAGGTCGTGGTCTACGACATCTTCAGCCCGGACGGCACCTACGCCGATATCAACTACCTGGACCTCGATGCCACCCCGCAACGGATCGACGGCGCCAGCCTGCCGTGGTCGCTGACCCTGTCGACCACCAACCCGGCGGTGAGCCCCAACATCGTCGCCCAAGGTGACGGCGCCACCATCGGCTGCCGCGTCACCATCGACGGCGTCATCAAAGAAGAAAGAATCGCCACCGGCCCCGTGAGCGCCCAGACCTTCTGCATTGTGAAATCCGCATGA
- the otsB gene encoding trehalose-phosphatase, giving the protein MSVTIDPRRHDAVLLRLDDADTAPLTERLQQAGVQVAAAAPDDSDGSSAELLAAAAGLAVRPGRCVVLTDSQSGVIAARSAGFALVIGVGCDGGDAVVADPGAVSVRTGDRPMSALPDAMTALNAGALRDLDHPAVFFDFDGTLSDIVDDPDAARPVAGAVEALTALAAQCPVAVLSGRDLADVRTRVGLDGIWYAGSHGFELIGPDGAHHQNDAAVDAVLVLAAAAGSLHEQLGAIPGIMVEHKRFAVAVHYRNVARDRVGEVLAAVRETGRRRGLRVTTGREVIELRPEIDWDKGRTLHWLLDRMTGVKTPLFLGDDITDEDAFDAVAELSGAGIVVRHNDDGDRATAARYGLDSPAQAAEFTARLAERLAAG; this is encoded by the coding sequence ATGTCGGTCACGATCGACCCGCGCCGGCATGACGCGGTGCTGTTGCGGCTCGACGATGCCGACACGGCGCCGTTGACCGAGCGGCTGCAACAAGCTGGCGTGCAGGTGGCCGCGGCAGCCCCCGATGACTCCGACGGTTCCAGCGCCGAACTGCTGGCCGCCGCCGCCGGGTTGGCCGTGCGGCCGGGCCGCTGTGTGGTGCTCACCGACTCCCAATCGGGGGTAATCGCCGCTCGCAGTGCCGGATTCGCCCTGGTGATCGGTGTGGGGTGCGACGGCGGTGACGCGGTGGTGGCTGATCCGGGCGCGGTGTCAGTGCGTACCGGCGATCGGCCGATGTCGGCGTTGCCGGATGCGATGACGGCCTTGAACGCCGGAGCGTTGCGCGACCTCGATCACCCGGCGGTGTTCTTCGATTTCGACGGGACCCTCTCGGACATCGTCGACGATCCCGACGCGGCCCGGCCGGTGGCCGGCGCGGTGGAGGCGTTGACCGCGTTGGCCGCTCAGTGCCCGGTCGCGGTGCTGTCCGGTCGCGACCTGGCCGACGTGCGAACCCGGGTGGGCCTGGACGGGATCTGGTATGCGGGCAGTCACGGCTTCGAGCTGATCGGACCGGACGGCGCTCACCACCAGAACGACGCCGCCGTCGATGCGGTGCTGGTGCTGGCCGCAGCGGCCGGTTCGCTCCATGAGCAGCTCGGTGCGATCCCGGGAATCATGGTGGAACACAAGCGCTTCGCGGTCGCCGTGCACTACCGCAATGTCGCCCGGGATCGGGTCGGTGAGGTGCTGGCGGCGGTGCGCGAGACCGGTCGGCGCCGCGGCCTGCGGGTCACGACCGGGCGTGAGGTGATCGAGCTGCGTCCCGAGATCGACTGGGACAAGGGCCGTACGCTGCACTGGCTGCTGGATCGGATGACCGGGGTGAAGACACCGCTTTTTCTCGGCGACGACATCACCGACGAAGACGCGTTCGACGCGGTGGCCGAACTGTCGGGCGCCGGAATAGTGGTGCGGCACAACGACGACGGCGATCGTGCGACCGCCGCCCGCTACGGTCTGGACAGCCCGGCGCAGGCCGCCGAGTTCACCGCACGGCTGGCTGAGCGGCTGGCCGCCGGCTGA
- a CDS encoding TMEM175 family protein: protein MSASDGSDAPAGLTDTGRVEAFSDGVFAIAVTLLVLDLKAPEHAPGQLLEGLLRQWPAYLGYLASFGYVAVIWLNHHQAFTAIKQVNKGVHLANIALLFTTALIPFPTAVLSRAFIDGADTHDARTAVALYAGILAVMCASWLLLFDQVSRCPDRLVADEVDPRVFAAQRLRSMTGIVAYLVAGVIGVLWSPMVALAIFVVMPAFYAINIPGMTRRDSTHH, encoded by the coding sequence ATGAGCGCGTCTGACGGCTCCGACGCTCCGGCCGGCTTGACCGACACCGGACGCGTGGAGGCGTTCAGCGACGGTGTCTTCGCGATCGCGGTGACCCTGCTGGTGCTCGACCTCAAAGCACCCGAGCACGCCCCCGGACAGCTGCTGGAGGGCCTGCTTCGGCAGTGGCCGGCCTACCTCGGCTACCTCGCGTCGTTCGGCTACGTCGCGGTGATCTGGCTCAACCACCACCAGGCGTTCACCGCGATCAAACAGGTCAACAAGGGTGTACACCTGGCCAACATCGCCCTGCTGTTCACCACGGCGCTCATCCCGTTTCCGACCGCGGTGCTCTCCCGCGCGTTCATCGACGGCGCTGACACCCACGACGCGCGTACCGCCGTGGCCCTGTACGCCGGCATTTTGGCGGTGATGTGCGCGAGTTGGCTGCTGCTGTTCGACCAGGTCAGCCGATGCCCCGACCGGCTGGTCGCAGACGAGGTGGATCCGCGCGTGTTCGCCGCCCAACGGCTTCGGTCGATGACCGGGATCGTCGCCTATCTGGTGGCGGGCGTGATCGGCGTGCTGTGGTCGCCGATGGTCGCGCTGGCGATTTTCGTCGTGATGCCGGCCTTCTACGCGATCAATATCCCGGGCATGACCCGGCGAGACTCAACTCACCATTGA
- a CDS encoding RND family transporter, which yields MSKHTSDDTPTDTLPATQPPPKRGGIPAWIRRLAVPIILAWLAITVLVNVVVPQLDEVGKMRAVSMAPRDAPSMIAMMRIGKVFDEFKSDSSAMVVLEGDQPLGDDAHKYYDQLVAKMEADHTHVEHIQDFWSDPLTAAGSQSPDGKAAYVQVYLAGNMGETLANESVEAVQQIIADTPAPEGVHAYVTGGAALNADQHIAGDKSLKIITALTFVVIITMLLSIYRSVGTVLLVLGMVVFELSAARGVVAVLAYYNIIGLSTFAVNLLVTLAIAASTDYAIFLLGRYQEARALGEDKESAFHTMYHGTAHVILGSGLTIAGATFCLHFTRLPYFQSLGVPLAIGMLVIVLAALTFGSAVVAVASRFGMLEPKRAMRIRTWRRIGAMIVRWPGPVLVATTAVCLIGLLTLPGYKTNYNDRQYLPDYVPANIGYAAADRHFSQARMSPELLMIETDHDLRNPADFLVINRIAKRVFEVPGIGRVQTITRPLGTPIEHTTIPFAISMQGTTQQLNMKYQLDSMKNMLKMGDDMAVSVQSMKDMLEVTRAMSETTHSMDLKMHHMLDDIQRMRDSIADFDDMWRPMRSYFYWEPHCFDIPICWSIRSIFDVMDGLDQMTEDFEKVLPDIDNLDRLIPRMLEIMPPMIETMENMRTTQLKMQSTMEGLQLQMEKMMEGQNAMGKAFDESKNDDSFYLPPEAFDNPDFKRGMKMFLSPDGHAVRFIISHEGDPMSPEGVSHIAPIKHAVHEALKGTPLEGSKVYLGGTAAMFKDMKDGSAYDLIIAGIASLCLIFIIMLLITRAVVASAVIVGTVLLSLGTSFGISVLIWQHIIGLDLHWMVLAMSVIILLAVGSDYNLLLVSRMKEELHGGLKTGIIRAMGGSGSVVTSAGLVFAFTMMSMLVSDLRVIGQVGSTIGLGLLIDTLVIRSFMTPSIAALLGRWFWWPQRVPLRPSPVAQQAVARASEPVSAG from the coding sequence ATGAGCAAGCACACCAGCGACGACACCCCGACCGACACCCTGCCGGCCACGCAGCCGCCGCCCAAGCGCGGCGGTATCCCGGCGTGGATCCGCCGGCTCGCGGTGCCCATCATCTTGGCCTGGCTGGCGATCACCGTCCTGGTGAACGTCGTCGTACCGCAGCTCGACGAGGTCGGGAAGATGCGCGCGGTGTCGATGGCCCCACGCGACGCTCCGTCGATGATCGCGATGATGCGCATCGGCAAGGTGTTCGACGAGTTCAAATCGGACAGCTCGGCGATGGTGGTCCTCGAAGGCGACCAGCCGCTCGGCGACGACGCGCACAAGTATTACGACCAACTGGTCGCCAAGATGGAGGCCGACCACACCCACGTCGAGCACATCCAGGACTTCTGGAGCGACCCGCTGACCGCGGCGGGATCGCAAAGCCCGGACGGCAAGGCCGCCTACGTTCAGGTGTATCTGGCCGGCAACATGGGCGAGACCCTGGCCAACGAATCGGTCGAGGCCGTCCAGCAGATCATCGCCGACACCCCGGCACCTGAGGGGGTGCACGCCTACGTCACCGGTGGGGCCGCCCTCAACGCCGATCAGCACATCGCCGGCGACAAAAGCCTGAAGATCATCACCGCGCTGACCTTCGTGGTGATCATCACGATGCTGCTGTCCATCTACCGCTCCGTCGGCACGGTGCTGTTGGTGCTGGGCATGGTGGTCTTCGAGCTGAGCGCTGCCCGCGGCGTGGTGGCCGTGTTGGCCTACTACAACATCATCGGCCTGTCGACGTTCGCGGTGAACCTGCTGGTGACACTCGCGATCGCCGCCTCGACGGACTACGCCATCTTCCTGCTGGGCCGCTATCAAGAGGCCCGAGCGCTCGGCGAGGACAAAGAGTCGGCCTTCCACACCATGTATCACGGCACCGCGCACGTGATCCTGGGCTCGGGTCTGACCATCGCCGGCGCGACCTTCTGTCTGCACTTCACCCGACTGCCCTACTTCCAGTCGTTGGGCGTTCCGCTGGCGATCGGCATGTTGGTCATCGTGCTGGCCGCCCTCACCTTCGGCTCGGCGGTCGTGGCGGTGGCCAGCCGCTTCGGCATGCTGGAGCCCAAGCGGGCGATGCGAATCCGCACCTGGCGGCGGATCGGCGCGATGATCGTGCGCTGGCCGGGACCGGTGCTGGTGGCCACCACGGCGGTCTGCCTGATCGGCCTGCTCACGCTGCCCGGGTACAAGACCAACTACAACGACCGGCAGTACCTGCCGGACTACGTGCCGGCCAACATCGGCTACGCCGCCGCCGACCGGCACTTCTCCCAGGCCCGGATGAGTCCGGAACTGCTGATGATCGAGACCGACCACGACCTGCGCAATCCGGCCGACTTCCTGGTGATCAACCGGATCGCCAAGCGGGTGTTCGAGGTGCCGGGTATCGGACGGGTGCAGACCATCACCCGGCCGCTGGGCACGCCGATCGAACACACCACGATCCCGTTCGCGATCAGCATGCAGGGCACCACCCAGCAGCTGAACATGAAGTACCAGCTCGACAGCATGAAGAACATGCTCAAGATGGGCGACGACATGGCGGTCTCTGTCCAGAGCATGAAGGACATGCTCGAGGTCACCCGCGCCATGTCCGAGACGACCCACAGCATGGACCTCAAGATGCACCACATGCTCGACGACATCCAGCGGATGCGCGACTCGATCGCGGACTTCGACGACATGTGGCGTCCGATGCGCAGCTACTTCTACTGGGAGCCGCACTGCTTCGACATCCCGATCTGCTGGTCGATCCGGTCGATCTTCGACGTGATGGACGGCCTCGACCAGATGACCGAGGACTTCGAGAAGGTGCTGCCCGACATCGACAACCTCGACCGGCTGATCCCCCGGATGCTCGAGATCATGCCGCCGATGATCGAGACGATGGAAAACATGCGGACCACCCAGCTGAAGATGCAGTCCACCATGGAGGGCCTGCAGCTTCAGATGGAGAAGATGATGGAAGGCCAGAACGCCATGGGCAAGGCGTTCGACGAGTCCAAGAACGACGACTCGTTCTACCTGCCGCCCGAGGCGTTCGACAACCCCGACTTCAAGCGCGGCATGAAGATGTTCCTGTCCCCCGACGGGCACGCGGTGCGGTTCATCATCAGCCATGAGGGCGACCCGATGTCCCCGGAGGGCGTCAGCCACATCGCGCCGATCAAGCACGCCGTGCACGAGGCGCTCAAGGGCACTCCGCTGGAGGGCTCCAAGGTCTATCTCGGCGGCACCGCGGCCATGTTCAAGGACATGAAGGACGGGTCGGCCTACGACCTGATCATCGCCGGCATCGCCTCGCTGTGCCTGATCTTCATCATCATGCTGCTGATCACCCGGGCCGTGGTGGCCTCGGCGGTGATCGTCGGCACGGTGCTGCTCTCGCTGGGCACGAGTTTCGGTATCTCGGTGCTGATCTGGCAGCACATCATCGGCTTGGACCTGCACTGGATGGTGCTGGCGATGTCGGTGATCATCCTGTTGGCGGTCGGCTCGGACTACAACCTGCTGCTGGTCTCCCGGATGAAGGAAGAGCTGCACGGCGGACTCAAGACCGGCATCATCCGCGCCATGGGCGGCAGTGGCTCCGTAGTCACCTCGGCGGGCCTGGTGTTCGCGTTCACCATGATGTCGATGCTGGTCTCCGACCTGCGCGTGATCGGCCAGGTGGGCTCCACCATCGGCCTGGGTCTGCTCATCGACACCCTGGTGATCCGCTCGTTCATGACGCCGTCGATCGCCGCGCTGCTGGGCCGCTGGTTCTGGTGGCCGCAGCGGGTGCCGTTGCGCCCGAGCCCGGTGGCGCAGCAGGCGGTGGCCCGGGCGAGTGAACCGGTGTCAGCCGGCTGA
- a CDS encoding error-prone DNA polymerase produces the protein MGWGSGPPSWAEMERVLDGKPRHTDIAAGVSTDHGPSFPQVEPLRPAGRTVPYAELHAHSAYSFLDGASNPQELVVEAARLGLRAIALTDHDGLYGVVRFAEAAAELDAAGLQIGTVFGAELSLGRVARTDDPDPPGPHLLVLARGPEGYRRLSRQIAAAHLAGEKGRPHFDLDALTEAAGGHWHILTGCRKGHVRQALATGGPDAAAAALADLVDRFGAARVSVELTRHSDPYDDERNAALAGLAPRFGVGLVATTGAHFARPDRGRLAMALGAVRARQSLDAAAGRLAPLGGSHLRSGAEMARLFAAHPAAVPAAAELGERCAFPLALIAPRLPPFAVPDGHTEDSWLRQLTLAGAVGRYGPPDRMPAAYAQIERELEVIAQLGFPGYFLVVHDITQFCRRSDILCQGRGSAANSAVCYALGITAVDPVANGLLFERFLSPARDGPPDIDIDIESDEREKVIQYVYDKYGRDHAAQVANVITYRGRSAVRDMARALGYSPGQQDAWSKQLSRWGRPGREDDSDLHGIPEQVIELADQVADLPRHLGIHSGGMVICDRPIADVCPVEWARMPGRSVLQWDKDDCAAIGLVKFDLLGLGMLSALHYAIDLVAQHCGVEVDLAAIDLSEPAVYEMLARADTVGVFQVESRAQMATLPRLRPREFYDLVVEVALIRPGPIQGGSVHPYIRRRNGIDPVTYEHPCMARALEKTYGVPLFQEQLMTLAVDCAGFTAGEADQLRRAMGSKRSPERMRRLRDRFYSGMAECHGITGEVAMRIYEKLEAFANYGFPESHAMSFASLVFYSAWFKLHYPAAFCAALLRAQPMGFYSPQSLVADARRHGVVVHRPDVNASLAHATLAEAGTQVRLGLGAVRGIGTDLAERLVADREAHGPFASMLDLTARVHLSVPQTEALATAGAFSGFGVSRREALWTAGAAAGQRPDRLPGVGVATHTPVLPGMSEIELSAADVWATGVSCDSFPTQFLRADLDALGVVPAARLTAVPDGTRVLVAGAVTHRQRPSTARGVTFVNLEDETGMVNVLCTPGVWKRHRRLAQTAAALLIRGRVQNASGAVTVLADRLGPVELTVSSRSRDFR, from the coding sequence GTGGGCTGGGGTAGCGGGCCGCCGAGCTGGGCGGAAATGGAACGTGTTCTAGATGGTAAGCCTCGTCACACCGATATCGCGGCCGGTGTGTCGACGGATCACGGCCCGTCGTTCCCGCAGGTCGAGCCACTTCGGCCGGCAGGGCGGACAGTGCCCTACGCCGAACTGCACGCGCACTCGGCGTACAGCTTTCTGGACGGGGCCAGCAACCCGCAGGAGCTGGTCGTCGAGGCTGCCCGGCTGGGCCTGCGGGCGATCGCGCTGACCGATCACGACGGCTTATATGGGGTGGTGCGGTTCGCCGAGGCGGCCGCCGAGCTGGACGCTGCGGGCCTTCAGATAGGCACCGTGTTCGGCGCCGAGTTGTCGCTGGGGCGGGTGGCGCGCACCGATGACCCGGACCCGCCCGGTCCGCACCTGCTGGTGCTGGCCCGCGGCCCGGAGGGTTATCGGCGGTTGTCGCGGCAGATCGCCGCCGCGCACCTGGCCGGCGAGAAGGGCAGGCCGCATTTCGATCTGGATGCGCTGACCGAGGCGGCGGGCGGGCACTGGCACATCCTGACCGGCTGCCGTAAGGGTCATGTTCGCCAGGCGCTGGCCACCGGTGGTCCGGATGCGGCCGCCGCCGCGCTGGCCGATCTGGTGGATCGGTTCGGGGCCGCGCGGGTCAGCGTGGAGCTGACCCGGCACTCCGATCCATACGACGACGAACGCAATGCCGCGCTGGCCGGCCTGGCGCCCCGGTTCGGGGTGGGGCTGGTGGCCACCACCGGCGCGCATTTCGCCCGGCCGGATCGGGGCCGGCTGGCGATGGCGCTGGGTGCGGTGCGGGCCCGCCAGTCACTGGATGCCGCCGCCGGCCGGCTGGCTCCGCTGGGCGGCTCGCATCTGCGCTCGGGCGCAGAGATGGCCCGGTTGTTCGCGGCGCATCCGGCGGCGGTGCCGGCGGCGGCCGAACTCGGTGAGCGGTGTGCTTTTCCGTTGGCGCTGATCGCCCCGCGGCTGCCGCCGTTTGCCGTCCCGGACGGTCACACCGAGGACAGCTGGCTGCGACAGCTGACCCTGGCCGGCGCGGTCGGGCGCTACGGCCCGCCCGACCGCATGCCCGCCGCCTACGCCCAGATCGAACGCGAGCTGGAAGTCATCGCCCAACTGGGCTTTCCCGGATATTTCCTGGTGGTGCACGACATCACCCAGTTCTGCCGGCGCAGCGACATCTTGTGCCAGGGCAGGGGATCGGCGGCCAACTCCGCGGTCTGCTATGCCCTCGGTATCACCGCGGTGGATCCGGTGGCCAACGGATTGCTGTTCGAGCGCTTTCTGTCGCCGGCCCGCGATGGCCCGCCCGACATCGACATCGACATCGAGTCCGATGAGCGCGAAAAGGTGATCCAGTACGTCTACGACAAGTACGGCCGAGACCACGCCGCCCAGGTGGCCAACGTCATCACCTACCGGGGGCGCAGTGCCGTGCGGGACATGGCCCGCGCGCTGGGCTATTCGCCGGGGCAACAGGACGCCTGGAGCAAACAGCTGAGCCGATGGGGCCGGCCCGGCCGGGAGGACGACTCCGATCTTCACGGCATCCCCGAACAGGTGATCGAGCTGGCCGATCAGGTCGCCGACCTGCCACGGCATCTGGGCATCCACTCCGGCGGCATGGTGATCTGTGACCGCCCGATCGCCGACGTGTGCCCGGTGGAATGGGCCCGGATGCCCGGACGAAGCGTGCTGCAGTGGGACAAAGACGACTGCGCAGCAATAGGTTTGGTGAAGTTCGACCTGCTGGGGCTGGGGATGCTGTCGGCATTGCATTACGCGATCGACCTGGTGGCGCAGCATTGCGGCGTCGAGGTGGATCTGGCCGCGATCGATCTGTCCGAGCCGGCGGTGTACGAGATGCTCGCGCGCGCCGACACGGTCGGGGTGTTCCAGGTGGAATCGCGCGCGCAGATGGCCACCCTGCCGCGGCTGCGCCCACGGGAGTTCTACGACTTGGTGGTGGAGGTGGCGCTGATCCGCCCCGGGCCGATCCAGGGCGGATCGGTGCATCCCTATATCCGCCGCCGCAACGGTATCGACCCGGTGACCTACGAGCATCCGTGCATGGCGCGGGCGCTGGAGAAAACCTATGGGGTTCCGCTGTTTCAGGAGCAGCTGATGACGCTGGCGGTGGACTGCGCCGGATTCACCGCGGGCGAAGCCGACCAGTTGCGCCGCGCGATGGGCTCCAAACGGTCACCGGAGCGAATGCGCCGGTTGCGCGACCGGTTCTACTCCGGCATGGCCGAGTGCCACGGCATCACCGGCGAGGTGGCGATGAGGATCTACGAAAAGCTGGAAGCCTTTGCCAACTACGGATTTCCGGAGAGTCACGCGATGAGCTTCGCGTCGCTGGTGTTTTACTCGGCCTGGTTCAAGCTGCACTACCCGGCGGCGTTCTGCGCCGCGCTGCTCCGGGCCCAGCCGATGGGCTTCTATTCGCCGCAGTCGCTGGTCGCCGACGCCCGCCGGCACGGGGTCGTGGTGCACCGCCCGGACGTCAACGCCAGTCTGGCGCACGCCACGCTGGCCGAAGCCGGCACGCAGGTCCGGCTCGGACTGGGGGCTGTCCGTGGCATCGGTACCGACCTCGCCGAGCGGCTGGTGGCCGACCGTGAGGCCCATGGTCCATTTGCTTCGATGCTGGATCTGACTGCGCGGGTGCATCTTTCAGTTCCTCAGACTGAGGCGTTGGCAACCGCCGGCGCGTTCTCCGGTTTCGGGGTGTCACGCCGGGAGGCGCTGTGGACGGCCGGGGCTGCGGCGGGGCAGCGGCCGGACCGGCTGCCCGGGGTAGGAGTTGCGACGCATACTCCGGTGTTACCCGGGATGAGTGAGATCGAGTTGTCGGCTGCCGACGTATGGGCCACCGGAGTGTCCTGCGACAGCTTCCCGACCCAGTTCCTGCGTGCCGATCTCGATGCGCTCGGGGTGGTTCCGGCGGCGCGGTTGACCGCGGTTCCCGACGGCACCCGGGTGCTGGTGGCCGGAGCGGTGACCCATCGGCAGCGGCCGTCGACCGCGCGCGGGGTCACGTTCGTCAACCTCGAAGACGAGACCGGGATGGTCAACGTGCTGTGTACGCCGGGGGTGTGGAAGCGGCATCGACGGTTGGCGCAGACCGCGGCGGCGCTACTGATCCGCGGGCGGGTGCAGAACGCCAGTGGGGCGGTCACCGTGCTGGCCGATCGGCTGGGGCCCGTTGAGTTGACTGTGAGTTCGCGCTCTCGGGATTTCCGGTAG
- a CDS encoding histidine phosphatase family protein, with protein sequence MGKRTWNRTGTLFAMLAAALATVLALSGCSGTPHPRNITLTLVRHAESEANAAGILDTSVPGPGLTEKGRVQAQEIADQLSRGHHDGVYASSMVRTQQTAAPLARELGRQVQILPGLREISAGWFGDKPRDVANSAYWLAPQAWLHGDRTAAIPGSIDGNQFNDEFGAAIQQIYDSGDTNPVAFAHGASIATWTLMNVKNPRDELLIDHPLPNLGKVVITGNPATGWKLLDWDGIRAF encoded by the coding sequence ATGGGGAAGCGCACCTGGAACCGCACCGGCACCCTGTTCGCAATGTTGGCGGCGGCGCTGGCCACGGTGCTGGCGCTCAGCGGTTGTTCGGGGACACCGCACCCGCGCAACATCACCCTGACGCTGGTCCGGCACGCGGAATCCGAAGCCAACGCCGCCGGAATCCTCGACACCTCGGTGCCCGGTCCGGGACTGACCGAGAAAGGCCGCGTCCAGGCTCAGGAGATCGCAGATCAGCTCTCCCGCGGCCACCACGACGGTGTCTATGCCTCGTCGATGGTGCGCACTCAGCAGACCGCCGCCCCGCTGGCCCGCGAACTCGGCCGTCAGGTGCAGATCCTGCCCGGGCTGCGAGAGATCAGCGCCGGTTGGTTCGGCGACAAGCCCCGAGACGTGGCCAATTCGGCATATTGGCTTGCCCCGCAGGCATGGCTGCACGGTGACCGGACCGCAGCCATCCCCGGCTCGATCGACGGCAACCAGTTCAACGACGAGTTCGGCGCCGCGATCCAGCAGATCTACGACTCCGGCGACACCAACCCGGTGGCCTTCGCACACGGGGCGTCGATCGCGACGTGGACCCTGATGAATGTCAAGAACCCCCGCGATGAGCTGTTGATCGACCATCCACTGCCCAACCTCGGCAAGGTGGTGATCACCGGCAACCCGGCCACCGGCTGGAAACTGTTGGACTGGGACGGGATTCGCGCATTCTGA
- a CDS encoding MaoC/PaaZ C-terminal domain-containing protein, translating to MALDPTAIGATADPMPFAWTDRDTMLYALGVGAGTADLAFTTENSHDTPQQVLPTYAVICCMGFAAVGKIGTFNPALLLHGSQEVRLFAPLPPAGSLQVVAEVADIQDKGEGKNAVVMLRARGTDSKTSELVVETLTTLVIRKAGGFGGEPGQRAAAPQIPDTEPDSRVAYATREDQALLYRLSGDRNPLHSDPWFATTLAGFPKPILHGLCTYGFAGRALVAELGGGDASRVSAISARFTDPVFPGETLTTSIWRTEPGKAVFRTEAAGPDGTNPRVVLDDGAVEYQA from the coding sequence GTGGCACTGGACCCGACGGCCATTGGCGCGACCGCCGACCCGATGCCGTTCGCATGGACCGATCGCGACACCATGCTCTATGCGCTCGGGGTCGGCGCCGGAACAGCCGATCTGGCATTCACCACCGAGAACAGCCATGACACCCCGCAACAGGTGCTGCCCACCTACGCCGTCATCTGCTGCATGGGCTTTGCGGCCGTCGGCAAGATCGGCACGTTCAACCCGGCGCTGCTGCTGCACGGCTCCCAAGAGGTACGACTGTTCGCCCCGCTGCCGCCCGCCGGAAGCCTGCAGGTGGTGGCCGAGGTGGCCGACATTCAGGACAAGGGCGAGGGCAAGAACGCCGTCGTGATGCTGCGGGCGCGCGGCACCGATTCGAAGACTTCCGAGCTGGTCGTTGAGACGCTGACCACCCTGGTCATCCGCAAGGCCGGCGGCTTCGGCGGGGAACCCGGGCAACGGGCGGCCGCCCCGCAGATCCCCGACACCGAGCCGGATTCCCGCGTCGCGTATGCGACCCGTGAGGACCAGGCGCTGCTCTACCGGCTCTCCGGCGACCGCAACCCGCTGCACAGCGATCCGTGGTTCGCCACCACACTGGCCGGTTTCCCCAAGCCGATCCTGCACGGGCTGTGCACCTATGGTTTCGCCGGTCGTGCGCTGGTCGCCGAGCTCGGCGGCGGCGACGCCAGCCGGGTCAGCGCCATCTCGGCACGATTCACCGACCCGGTGTTCCCGGGGGAGACGCTGACCACCTCGATCTGGCGGACCGAGCCGGGCAAGGCGGTGTTCCGCACCGAGGCAGCCGGTCCCGACGGCACCAACCCGCGGGTGGTGCTTGACGACGGCGCGGTGGAATACCAGGCCTGA
- a CDS encoding universal stress protein produces the protein MSSTPGILVGVDGSPSSVAAVDWAARDAALHNLPLVLVHVLASPVVMTFPETPMPPGYTEWQRDQGERYLREAVEIAEAAGATQVTAETVVGSTVPMLVDMSHEAARLVVGSRGHGRMRRLLLGSVSSSLVRHAHCPVVVIHEDHLRPDTAPVVVGIDGSPVSEAATALAFEEASLRGVELIAVYAWHDTGLMDFPGVDTAAMASEGELALAERLAGWRERYPDVTVRRVVVDDRPADQLVDQSQEAQLVVVGSHGRGGFTGMLLGSVSQAVVQSAHTPVVVVRPAS, from the coding sequence ATGTCGTCCACTCCCGGAATCCTGGTCGGTGTCGACGGATCGCCGTCGTCGGTAGCGGCAGTCGACTGGGCGGCGCGTGACGCCGCGCTGCACAACCTGCCGCTCGTCCTGGTCCACGTACTGGCTTCCCCGGTGGTGATGACGTTCCCCGAGACACCGATGCCGCCCGGCTACACCGAGTGGCAGCGTGACCAGGGCGAACGCTACCTGCGTGAGGCCGTCGAGATCGCCGAGGCGGCCGGGGCGACGCAGGTCACCGCCGAGACCGTCGTGGGCTCCACGGTGCCGATGCTGGTGGACATGAGTCACGAAGCCGCCCGCCTGGTGGTCGGGTCGCGCGGGCACGGGCGGATGCGCCGGCTGTTGCTCGGCTCGGTCAGCTCGTCGCTGGTGCGGCACGCGCACTGCCCGGTCGTGGTCATCCACGAAGACCATCTGCGTCCCGACACCGCACCGGTGGTTGTCGGTATCGACGGATCCCCGGTGTCGGAGGCCGCAACCGCGCTGGCATTCGAAGAGGCCTCGTTGCGTGGGGTGGAACTGATCGCGGTGTATGCCTGGCACGACACCGGACTGATGGACTTCCCCGGCGTCGACACCGCGGCGATGGCATCTGAGGGCGAACTGGCCCTGGCCGAACGACTGGCGGGCTGGCGGGAGCGCTACCCCGACGTCACGGTGCGCCGCGTGGTGGTCGATGACCGACCGGCCGACCAACTCGTCGACCAATCCCAGGAGGCTCAGCTGGTGGTGGTGGGCAGCCACGGCCGCGGCGGCTTCACCGGCATGCTGCTCGGCTCGGTCAGCCAGGCAGTGGTGCAGTCAGCCCACACACCGGTGGTCGTCGTCCGCCCGGCGTCATAA